The Ornithodoros turicata isolate Travis chromosome 7, ASM3712646v1, whole genome shotgun sequence genome includes a region encoding these proteins:
- the LOC135401687 gene encoding glutathione-specific gamma-glutamylcyclotransferase 1-like isoform X2: protein MKNGAVCTKLGRVATLVESKEGQVWGRAFQLRSDESSRSTSLNYLDQRESHLGGYATRILTFYPRDPRQEPIPVLVYVALPSSSLYLGPASVAKLADEIIAASGHCGPNTEYVLKLAEFMKTEVPHVWDDHLFSLEASLRVRLKMDGGEVPGHYKPPSPVALEEGGEDQSVGDGVLGAREDEASGSDFASQVPSRRLRCLDL from the coding sequence GGCCAGGTATGGGGTCGAGCCTTCCAGCTCCGCAGCGACGAGTCAAGTCGAAGCACATCTCTCAACTACTTGGACCAACGAGAGTCTCATCTCGGCGGATACGCCACGCGGATCCTCACTTTCTATCCGCGAGACCCGCGACAAGAACCCATTCCAGTCCTGGTCTACGTAGCCCTGCCTTCGAGCTCCCTGTACTTGGGACCGGCTAGCGTCGCGAAGCTCGCGGACGAAATCATCGCCGCAAGTGGCCACTGCGGCCCCAATACGGAATACGTGCTCAAGCTGGCAGAATTCATGAAGACGGAAGTTCCCCACGTGTGGGACGACCATCTATTCTCTCTGGAGGCCTCGCTAAGGGTCAGGCTTAAGATGGACGGTGGAGAAGTGCCCGGACACTACAAACCGCCGTCCCCAGTGGCACTGGAAGAAGGTGGTGAAGACCAGTCCGTAGGTGACGGTGTCTTGGGTGCGAGGGAGGACGAAGCGTCCGGATCAGACTTCGCGTCGCAGGTTCCGTCCAGAAGGTTGCGCTGCTTGGATCTTTGA